One segment of Acaryochloris sp. CCMEE 5410 DNA contains the following:
- a CDS encoding DUF6429 family protein produces the protein MQPDNDKIDDAVLALLALNIHNETEQGARSWKGHDWDALNRLHHKGWISDPVNKAKSVILTPEGLERSRELFKQLFTNEAAS, from the coding sequence ATGCAGCCCGACAATGACAAAATTGATGATGCCGTTCTCGCTTTGTTAGCCCTCAACATTCATAATGAAACAGAGCAGGGTGCTCGCAGTTGGAAAGGGCACGATTGGGACGCTCTTAATCGGTTACACCACAAAGGGTGGATCAGTGACCCTGTCAACAAGGCCAAATCTGTCATCCTGACACCTGAAGGACTAGAGAGAAGCCGAGAGCTATTCAAACAGCTATTTACAAATGAGGCCGCATCATAA
- the istA gene encoding IS21 family transposase, which produces MAIKRQGQLIPMVKFREILRLHNLGYNQSEIARSCLTARSTVQDYIKRAQAHSLDYDKLENLSDSEIQALLGKGYRKRNKQQQTIDFESVHRELQRKGVTLGLLWMEGKERGDWQYSYGGFCRRYRQWKKRQNLSMRQVYKGGDKLFVDFSGMTMPILNLETGELTQAQIFVACLGASSYTYVEALASQALDNWIGAHQRALAFFGGVPAAIIPDNLKSGVTDPCRYEPGINRTYQDFAEHYNVIILPARPKAPRDKAKVENAVQQVERQILAPLRDQPFTSFTQLNQALNQGLEKLNQRTMREYGQSRRERFEQVDQPELKPLPSQTFEYADWKKAKVHLDYHVEFERHYYSVPYEYVRKSVMVKITESLVQIFHDHQRIAVHQRSRVPFSHSTEEGHMPPEHWAYKTQTRKKFLAWAEQVGPATQQQVTDILDKKRYDEQAFRTLRGVQSLNTAYGPERLEAACKRANALGMVGRRYLDSMLKHKLESDPLPGEEHQVVPLHHANLRGSEYYQAT; this is translated from the coding sequence ATGGCCATTAAACGTCAGGGACAACTAATACCAATGGTGAAATTTCGAGAAATATTACGCCTTCATAATCTGGGCTACAACCAATCTGAGATCGCACGCAGTTGCTTGACTGCCCGCTCTACGGTGCAAGACTATATCAAACGGGCACAAGCCCATTCTCTAGACTATGACAAGCTTGAGAACCTGAGTGATAGCGAAATTCAGGCACTTTTGGGTAAAGGATATCGCAAGCGGAATAAACAACAGCAGACCATCGATTTCGAGAGCGTCCATCGGGAATTACAACGCAAAGGGGTCACTCTCGGACTTTTATGGATGGAAGGGAAAGAGCGAGGGGACTGGCAGTACAGCTATGGGGGCTTTTGTCGTCGCTATCGGCAATGGAAAAAACGCCAGAACCTGTCGATGCGACAAGTGTACAAAGGCGGGGACAAGCTATTCGTAGATTTTAGTGGGATGACCATGCCCATACTGAATCTAGAGACAGGTGAACTCACCCAAGCTCAAATCTTCGTCGCGTGTTTGGGAGCAAGTAGCTACACCTATGTTGAAGCCCTCGCTAGCCAAGCATTAGACAACTGGATTGGTGCCCATCAGCGGGCCTTGGCCTTCTTTGGAGGCGTGCCGGCCGCCATTATTCCAGATAATCTCAAATCTGGAGTGACAGACCCGTGTCGCTATGAACCTGGGATTAACCGCACCTATCAAGACTTTGCCGAACACTACAACGTGATTATCCTACCCGCCAGGCCGAAAGCCCCTCGGGATAAAGCCAAAGTGGAGAATGCAGTGCAGCAAGTGGAGCGTCAAATTCTCGCTCCATTGCGAGATCAGCCCTTCACCAGTTTCACCCAGCTCAACCAAGCCCTTAACCAAGGACTCGAGAAACTCAATCAGCGGACGATGCGCGAGTATGGGCAATCGCGTCGTGAGCGTTTTGAGCAAGTGGATCAACCTGAACTTAAACCCTTGCCATCCCAGACTTTTGAGTATGCGGATTGGAAGAAAGCCAAAGTTCATCTGGATTATCACGTTGAATTCGAACGCCATTACTATTCAGTCCCTTATGAGTATGTACGCAAAAGCGTAATGGTCAAGATCACGGAATCCTTAGTGCAGATCTTCCATGACCATCAACGCATTGCCGTGCATCAGCGTTCACGGGTTCCGTTTAGCCATTCCACCGAAGAAGGGCATATGCCGCCAGAGCATTGGGCCTATAAGACCCAAACACGAAAGAAGTTTCTGGCGTGGGCCGAACAAGTCGGTCCAGCCACCCAACAACAAGTAACGGACATTTTGGATAAGAAACGCTATGACGAACAAGCCTTTCGGACCCTTCGAGGGGTCCAATCTCTCAATACAGCCTATGGCCCAGAGCGATTGGAAGCGGCTTGCAAACGAGCCAATGCTTTGGGCATGGTGGGCCGACGCTATCTCGATTCCATGCTCAAACACAAACTCGAATCAGACCCATTACCGGGTGAGGAGCATCAGGTGGTTCCCCTTCACCATGCCAATCTCCGAGGGTCTGAAT